TCCCTGCAGGCCGAAGGCAATATTTTCCCCCACATTCAGGTGTTGGAACAGGGCATATTCCTGGAAGACCATGCCAACCCGGCGCTGTTCCGGAGGGACGACAACGCCTGCTCCAGCCACCGGGCGGCTGTTGAGCAGAATCTGGCCACCGTCAGGCTGATCGAATCCAGCGATCAGGCGGAGCAGCGTTGTTTTGCCGCAGCCGCTTGGCCCCAGGAGGGCGGTCAGTCGTCCCTGTTCGACTGCAAGGCTGACATCATCGAGCGCAGGCGTTGGACCGAATCGTTTGGTCAGGTGAAGGCATTCGACGGTGACGGGCATGAAGGGCTGAAGCACAAAGCTCCTAAAGGTGAAAGGCGTATCCGGCAGCGATCAACAATGCAGTCAACAGACCAAAGCCTATTTCCAGGAATCCGATAACTCTGGCAGGAACGTCCCGGTGGCGTTGCTGCAACACCCAAGCAGCCCGCAGTGTCAGGATACTGAGGGCGATGAAGGCCAGCCATGGCGTCAGGCCGGCGGCGGCCAGCGCAGCGACCAGCGCAACACCGGCCAGATGGCAGAGGATTGCTGCGGCTGGCCACGCCGGTTGGCCTTTGGACAGGCGCAGGCGGGCACGTACATACAGAATCGAAGGGATGGCGCGGGCTGTAAGCAGGAGGGTCAGCAGCAGCGCCGGTTGCAGCTGCCAGCCGCCGGCCAGCGCGATCATGGTCGCACTGGTAGCCAGCGCGACCGGCCCGGCCAGTTCTGGCAGCAGGTGGCGGCTCTGCCCGCGGAAGTCAAAGGCAAGCTGTAGCAGCCCCAGCGGTATGGCGATCAGCAGGGGAGCCAGGATGCCTGGCCCGGCGAGGGCGATCGCCAGCACCAGGCCAAGCAGGGCGATCAGGACGTAGGCAGCGGCAACCTGTTCGGCCAAGCGCGTCCGCGCGAAACGCCGCCCGCGTCGCCAGTCTGCGACTGCTAGCTTGAGCGGATGGCGGGCCAGGAACGCCCCGGCTGTGCCCAACGTGATGCCCAGGCCCGCGGCGGTAGGTGCGAGCAGCAGCCCAAGGATCAGTGGTTCCAGCAGGAAGCCCCAGCCGCCGTGCTCACTGGGGATGGCTACGGATTTCAGGCGTACAGGATTGGCTGGTAGGGTCTGGGTCGATGACATGCTTGCACACCTTGCTGATATCCGTGTCAGTTGCTGTGCTGCCAATGCCTCATCAGTCTATCCAGCTTCAGAGCCTCTGTCACGGGCCAGAATCAGGCTGAGCGCGAGCGCCGATGTGGCGATCAGCAGCAGGGCCGGTACTCCGACCTGACTCATCTGGGCCTCATTTTGTGCCGACCAGATCTGGGTGGTCAGAGTCTTGAAGCCGGTAGGAGCCAGCAACAGCGTGGCAGGCAGTTCTTTCGCCACGTTCAAAAACACCAGCGCCGCTCCGCCCAGTATGCCCGGTCGCACCAGCGGCAGGGTGACGCGCACGTTGACCTGCCAGCCGGGCAAACCTAGGCTGCGTCCGGCTTCTTCATAGCAAGGGTTGACCTGGGCCAGGGCGCTCTGGGTTGCACCGATGCTGAGCGGGAGGAAGCGAATCGCGTAGCCCAGGATGAGGATCGGGAAGGTCTGATACAGGCCGGGCAGATAGCTGGCGGCGAAGAACACCAGCGCCAGAGCGATCACCAGCCCCGGCAGGCTGTTACCCAGGTAAGCCAACCGCACCAGCCAGCTTCCCAGCGGTGACCATTGTTGCCGGGCCAGCAGCGCCAGCGGAAGGCCAGTCAGGCTCACCAGCACGGCAGTTACGGCGCTGATGACCGCTGTATTCGCGGCTGGCCGCGCCAGTGCGCTATAAAGCGGGTTGGCGCCGCTGTGAATAGCCTGAGCCGCCCAGCTGGCCAGGACGGCCAGCGGGGCGATTAGGCCCAATCCGATCAGGGCAGCCAGGAATACCAGAGCGGGAAACCGCCACCAACCAAGGCGAACCAGGGGCGGCTGGCGCAGTGTGCTGGAGCCTCCGGCGCGGTAGTTGCGCAGGGAGGATGCCAGGCGGCGCTC
This is a stretch of genomic DNA from Anaerolineae bacterium. It encodes these proteins:
- a CDS encoding YwiC-like family protein is translated as MSSTQTLPANPVRLKSVAIPSEHGGWGFLLEPLILGLLLAPTAAGLGITLGTAGAFLARHPLKLAVADWRRGRRFARTRLAEQVAAAYVLIALLGLVLAIALAGPGILAPLLIAIPLGLLQLAFDFRGQSRHLLPELAGPVALATSATMIALAGGWQLQPALLLTLLLTARAIPSILYVRARLRLSKGQPAWPAAAILCHLAGVALVAALAAAGLTPWLAFIALSILTLRAAWVLQQRHRDVPARVIGFLEIGFGLLTALLIAAGYAFHL
- a CDS encoding iron ABC transporter permease, coding for MHYTDAIRQQTRRLREHSPAQRRLRAADLRSPLHIFAAVIVSLSLLPLGYLFLRATQAGTDSIAFLLSGRMLGVLANSLKLAAAVALSATVLGLLVAWLTTRTDIPLRRLWLVSGPLPLAIPSFIGAIAYIALLGPRGVIQQALSPLGIQELPSIYGFPGVWLVITLFTYPYVLLPVRAALLRLDPAQEETARSLGHSRWSVFWRVTLPQLRPAIGTGMLFTALYTLSDFGAVALLRYNTFTRAIFQQYTSSFDRTRAAVLALVLVALALTLITLERRLASSLRNYRAGGSSTLRQPPLVRLGWWRFPALVFLAALIGLGLIAPLAVLASWAAQAIHSGANPLYSALARPAANTAVISAVTAVLVSLTGLPLALLARQQWSPLGSWLVRLAYLGNSLPGLVIALALVFFAASYLPGLYQTFPILILGYAIRFLPLSIGATQSALAQVNPCYEEAGRSLGLPGWQVNVRVTLPLVRPGILGGAALVFLNVAKELPATLLLAPTGFKTLTTQIWSAQNEAQMSQVGVPALLLIATSALALSLILARDRGSEAG